One window of Planktothrix serta PCC 8927 genomic DNA carries:
- a CDS encoding ATP-binding protein, translating into MSNEALLAQSNLQVKTTLTSLEDVLQWFEKITYTFLPSDIFHKCQIALTEGFTNAVRHAHRTLPETTLIELEVKIVSPWIEMRIWDWGEPFDLEKALELMSEMHADPLEHEGGRGLIFMSKLTDELYYIRLDDQRNCLVMRKRIA; encoded by the coding sequence ATGAGTAATGAAGCGCTACTAGCACAATCTAATCTTCAGGTGAAAACGACCTTAACCTCTTTAGAAGATGTGTTACAGTGGTTTGAAAAAATCACCTATACTTTTTTGCCTTCAGATATTTTTCATAAGTGTCAAATTGCTTTAACGGAAGGTTTTACAAACGCTGTGCGTCATGCTCATCGTACCTTACCTGAAACGACACTGATTGAGTTAGAAGTTAAGATTGTTTCTCCCTGGATTGAAATGCGAATTTGGGACTGGGGGGAACCTTTTGACTTAGAAAAAGCCCTAGAGTTGATGAGTGAAATGCACGCTGACCCGTTAGAACATGAAGGAGGAAGAGGACTGATTTTTATGTCTAAATTAACGGATGAATTGTATTATATCCGGTTAGATGATCAACGAAATTGTTTGGTGATGAGAAAACGAATTGCCTAA
- a CDS encoding sugar transferase, producing the protein MVGQIPEAKFPITLAGENVSVRIPERLSVLEAISFKTTCQDVISLNPPPKKIILDFSQTIFIDSSGIGALISNLKTTKAKGIELILKSVGSQVMAVFSLTSLDQVLTIEPRSADDRPKEKIRGENRLPVTHPSIRSWLKRLIDVVGALVGLGITSILAVPIIVAIRLDSPGPIFFGQVRCGWMGKRFRIWKFRSMCTNAEALKDKIPNQAQGAIFKNDNDPRITKVGQFLRRTSLDELPQFWNVLKGEMSLVGTRPPTPDEVERYEVPQWQRLDVKPGMTGEWQVNGRSQVKNFEDIIRLDLKYQENWSLMYDMKLIVKTIMVVFKKNSGAM; encoded by the coding sequence ATGGTTGGTCAAATTCCAGAGGCAAAATTCCCGATTACCCTAGCAGGAGAGAACGTCTCCGTTCGCATACCAGAACGCTTGAGTGTGTTAGAGGCGATTTCCTTTAAAACTACCTGCCAGGATGTTATTTCTCTCAATCCTCCGCCCAAAAAAATTATTTTGGATTTTAGCCAGACTATATTTATTGATAGTAGCGGAATTGGTGCACTGATTAGTAATCTGAAAACAACAAAAGCCAAAGGGATTGAGTTAATTTTAAAATCCGTTGGCTCTCAAGTGATGGCTGTTTTTTCCCTCACTTCCCTCGACCAAGTGTTAACCATTGAACCGAGGAGTGCAGACGACCGACCCAAAGAGAAAATAAGAGGGGAAAATCGCCTTCCTGTGACTCATCCTTCGATTAGGTCTTGGTTGAAGCGGTTAATTGATGTCGTGGGTGCGCTTGTGGGTTTAGGAATTACATCTATCTTAGCAGTTCCGATTATTGTTGCCATTCGTTTAGATAGTCCGGGGCCAATTTTCTTTGGTCAAGTGCGTTGTGGTTGGATGGGAAAACGGTTCCGCATTTGGAAGTTTCGTTCCATGTGTACCAATGCTGAAGCCTTAAAAGATAAAATTCCCAATCAAGCACAAGGCGCTATTTTCAAGAATGATAATGACCCTCGAATTACCAAAGTGGGTCAGTTTTTACGGCGAACCAGTTTAGATGAATTACCGCAATTTTGGAATGTTTTAAAGGGGGAAATGAGTTTAGTGGGTACTCGTCCGCCAACACCGGATGAGGTGGAACGTTATGAAGTTCCTCAATGGCAAAGATTAGATGTTAAACCCGGAATGACGGGAGAATGGCAAGTTAATGGTCGCTCTCAAGTTAAAAATTTTGAGGATATTATTCGTTTAGATTTGAAGTATCAAGAAAATTGGAGCTTGATGTACGACATGAAGTTGATTGTCAAAACTATAATGGTTGTATTCAAGAAAAATAGCGGTGCTATGTAG